The DNA sequence ACATACTTGCATGAATTTTAACACATATCTCAGGTAGAGATCATCATGATTGGCACAATTTCTCTTCAAAGTAAATTCACATTGGTTGGTATGTAACAAGATATACACCAGATCCATTAAAATTTCAAACCCCAATCCGTCTAGGGAACAGACATTCAGACACTTGAATATAAGCATATCTCATCTCAgagtttataattttatattaaacAGCAGCCTGAAAATCCCCAAAGTCATCATCTGGTATTTCTTGCGTGCTTTGATTTGCAGAAGTATTCATTTCTTTGGAATCATCTGCCATTGATTCTGGAAGTTTAGAAGCACCCTCCAGAGCCAGATTTGGTGGGTTTGAGGGAGACTTCTGGACATTCGTAGAAGGAGAGAGTGGTCctggaggaggtggtggtggtttgATACAGATCAAGGACTCTTTTTGGTTACTCTTTTTCGCGGGTGGCGAATTGCTCACTCCCTGCTCTGAGAGCTTGGACTTCACACCTTCAGAACTTTTCTGTTGACCAAAGAAATAAAAGTCAGTTAAAGCACTCACTCTAGTAAGTAGCATGAATGAGAAGACAGTTGACAATAAAATACAGATGCACTAACACTTTTTAACTGCAGTACAAGAGTCTCCCCCTCTTTTAAGCTGTAATCAACTGATGAAGTTTGCTGAAATTTCTGTTCCATCTCTTCCGCAGTTTTCTTCTTGTTTAGATATCTTCAAAGCAAATGAAAAAACAACTTGAGCTCGAGTGATGGAAATTCATCTTCAAAGCATACAGTATCAGCATTACAAAATCAGATAACAAAACCTCTAAAATgttgcagaaaaaaaaataacagtcaAGAGAGGTTCTTTCTAAAGCCATTGGATATATCTATTGCAGGGTCTCTCTTATTTTTGCTGACTTGGGGAAATTGAATGTTGGGACCATGAAGAATTACAGGCAGGTGTTTTGGTTTAGTGAGAAGTCTTTTCAAACACAATTTCCCGGTTTAAATTCTTTATCCTTGGACCAAAGTTCTGTCATTTTTTCAAACTGCTCATATTCTCCTACTGGGAGtgatttccatttttcttttgggaacTAGTTTCAGAAGAAACTTGAATCACAAGGAGCTTCAAGAATTTTCAGTTTGCTGTCATCTACATTCTGTAATCTCTTCCAACTATTCTTTTGGGATCTAAAAATGACATGTTCTTCAATTCTGGTTCTTGTATTTAGAGGGTGTATCATGAGGGGGCTACTGGTGCACTTTTTTGTACTTCCCTATTTTTGTATAATATAACATTCTTCTTCCTACCACATCAAGATTGTTGTAGAAAAAAATGACCAGGAAAAATTGTAAGAATTGTCTGTATAGAACATACTTCATGTGATCATGCAGGGCTGCTTGGAAATCATAAGCTTCTGTTCTTTCTCGAAATCCTAGGCCAATGAAAGCA is a window from the Rosa chinensis cultivar Old Blush chromosome 2, RchiOBHm-V2, whole genome shotgun sequence genome containing:
- the LOC112188159 gene encoding uncharacterized protein At1g03900, with product MEQDQKILNDQDDAEVEALELVLFQVSECYVYLIPPRKSAASYRADEWDVNKWVWEGILKVISKGEDCIIRLEEKSTGELYARAFLRKGEPHPVEPVIDSSRYFVLRVEENIDGRLRHAFIGLGFRERTEAYDFQAALHDHMKYLNKKKTAEEMEQKFQQTSSVDYSLKEGETLVLQLKSKSSEGVKSKLSEQGVSNSPPAKKSNQKESLICIKPPPPPPGPLSPSTNVQKSPSNPPNLALEGASKLPESMADDSKEMNTSANQSTQEIPDDDFGDFQAAV